The following DNA comes from Oscillospiraceae bacterium.
ACAATATGGGAAAATTCCTGGCAAAAAAGACAGGTACCGGATTTAAATTCGATCTGCTGGCGGGCAACGGAGAAGTCATTGCGACTTCCGAGGTCTATTCGGGCGAAGAAACCTGTCACAACGGCATCGAAAGCGTCCGCAAAAACGCGGCCATCGCCAATCTGGAAGACCAGACAACCGACCCCGTGAAGACGGCGGTGAATCCCAAATTTGAACTTTATCTGGACAAAGCCAAAGAGTACCGCTTCCGTCTGAAAGCCCGCAACGGCGAGATCATTGCG
Coding sequences within:
- a CDS encoding YegP family protein, which gives rise to MGKFLAKKTGTGFKFDLLAGNGEVIATSEVYSGEETCHNGIESVRKNAAIANLEDQTTDPVKTAVNPKFELYLDKAKEYRFRLKARNGEIIATSEGYKAKASAMNGIESVRRNAPDAKVEKTY